The following proteins are encoded in a genomic region of Ictalurus punctatus breed USDA103 chromosome 15, Coco_2.0, whole genome shotgun sequence:
- the epha2b gene encoding ephrin type-A receptor 2: MDYRRIKRLLFVNLFMNCVFISLQSKEEVLLDMVASGGELGWLTWPDQDGWEIGQQAVNGTLLYNYFVCNVEAREQDNWLRTTFIQRHPTATRVFVEIRFLVRDCNSFNADSVTCKETFNLYVSEADADIGTSFRKGQFRKVATIAPDEISGVGDMRINTETRPVENLSRKGFYLAFHDIGACVAIYSVRVYYKTCPATVKSLAAFPQTVAVAGGANQALREVAGACVENAESESQPRIYCTVDGEWVVPVGQCQCSQGYEAVDETCQECKPGFFKASVSNEVCEPCPKNTHPSSPGALSCPCLEGFYRAPEDPVTAGCSGLPSPPKTLAATTAQMAIGKLELSWSPPGDTGGRSDITYSVVCERCEGSVCQPCGEKVRYEPSNTDIKETSVIVSELEPHLNYTFTVEARSGVSQLSSRRATSTISTALHYTDPPSVTGMRLVDRSAKSLTLSWSVSRRANPSTIRYKLMYCEKDKDEAKTGKTYTVLVLEKDSVQIHDLSPSTVYLFQVQALNPEGNVGSNSVEEEFSTLPEVGNTAVILGAVGGGGAILFIVLVVLVLRKRRKNSHTRQGPEDAYFSSPEQLKPLKTYVDPHTYEDPNTAVLKFASEIHPSHITKQKVIGAGEFGEVYRGILKIPGRKEAAVAIKTLKPGYIEKQRQDFLSEASIMGQFSHQNIIRLEGVVTKFKHAMIITEYMENGALDKYLRDHDGEMSSFQLVGMLRGIAAGMKYLSDMSYVHRDLAARNILVNSNLECKVSDFGLSRVLEDDPEGTYTTSGGKIPIRWTAPEAIAYRKFTSASDVWSFGIVMWEVMAFGERPYWDMSNHEVMKAINEAFRLPAPMDCPSAVYQLMLQCWLQDRSKRPRFQDILSLLDKLLKSPDSLKTIADFDPRVSIRLPSTSGSDGSPFRSVSEWLESIKMSQYSENFNMAGIVSMEQVLQMKSEDIRNIGVRLPGHLKRIAYSILGLKDQTSTLSVFAV, translated from the exons ATGGATTACCGGCGGATAAAACGACTTTTATTTGTCAATTTATTTATGAACTGCgtatttatttctcttcaaaGTAAAGAAG AGGTGCTACTGGACATGGTGGCATCTGGAGGAGAGTTGGGCTGGCTGACATGGCCCGATCAGGACGGG TGGGAGATAGGCCAGCAGGCTGTTAATGGCACCTTGCTCTATAACTACTTTGTTTGCAATGTGGAAGCACGAGAGCAGGACAACTGGCTGCGTACCACCTTCATCCAGCGCCACCCCACCGCCACGAGGGTGTTTGTCGAGATTCGCTTCCTTGTGCGTGACTGCAATTCTTTCAATGCAGACTCGGTTACCTGCAAAGAAACCTTCAATCTGTACGTTTCCGAAGCCGATGCTGACATTGGCACCAGCTTCCGTAAGGGCCAGTTCCGCAAAGTGGCAACCATTGCACCCGATGAAATCTCTGGCGTCGGAGATATGAGGATCAACACAGAGACAAGGCCGGTGGAGAATCTCTCTCGCAAGGGCTTTTACTTGGCTTTCCACGACATTGGGGCTTGTGTAGCTATTTACTCTGTAAGGGTTTACTACAAAACATGTCCCGCCACAGTGAAGAGCTTGGCAGCATTTCCTCAGACGGTGGCGGTGGCAGGGGGTGCGAACCAGGCACTGCGGGAGGTGGCTGGGGCTTGTGTGGAAAATGCTGAGAGTGAGAGCCAACCACGCATTTACTGCACTGTGGATGGAGAATGGGTGGTGCCCGTGGGCCAGTGCCAATGCAGCCAGGGATATGAAGCTGTGGATGAAACATGCCAAG AATGTAAGCCAGGCTTTTTTAAGGCCTCAGTGTCCAATGAAGTCTGTGAGCCATGTCCAAAGAACACCCATCCTTCGAGTCCTGGCGCTCTGAGCTGTCCCTGCCTGGAGGGGTTTTACCGAGCCCCAGAGGACCCTGTGACAGCTGGATGCTCTG GCTTACCTTCACCTCCTAAAACGTTGGCTGCTACCACTGCTCAGATGGCAATTGGGAAGCTGGAGCTGTCCTGGAGTCCCCCGGGAGACACAGGAGGACGCTCTGATATTACCTATAGTGTGGTATGTGAGCGGTGCGAGGGCAGTGTATGTCAGCCGTGCGGAGAGAAGGTGCGTTACGAGCCCAGCAATACTGACATAAAGGAGACCTCCGTGATCGTTAGTGAGCTGGAGCCACATCTGAACTACACATTCACAGTAGAGGCTCGGAGTGGTGTTTCCCAGCTCAGCTCTCGGAGAGCCACCAGCACCATCAGCACTGCCCTGCACTACACAG ACCCTCCAAGTGTGACTGGAATGCGCCTGGTAGACAGGAGTGCTAAGAGCCTGACATTGTCTTGGTCCGTGTCTCGCCGAGCCAACCCCAGCACCATCCGCTATAAGCTCATGTACTGCGAGAAG GATAAAGATGAGGCGAAGACCGGTAAAACGTACACTGTGCTGGTGCTGGAGAAGGACTCTGTTCAGATTCATGACCTCTCTCCTTCCACAGTCTATCTGTTTCAAGTCCAAGCTCTTAACCCTGAAGGCAATGTGGGCAGCAACAGTGTTGAGGAGGAGTTTTCAACACTGCCAGAAG tgggGAACACAGCAGTGATTCTTGgagcagtaggaggaggaggtgcCATACTCTTCATCGTGCTGGTGGTCCTGGTCCTGCGTAAACG CCGAAAAAACTCTCACACAAGGCAAGGACCAGAGGATGCCTACTTCTCCAGCCCAG AGCAACTGAAGCCTCTGAAGACTTATGTTGATCCTCATACATATGAAGACCCCAACACAGCTGTGCTTAAGTTTGCCAGCGAGATCCATCCAAGTCACATCACCAAGCAGAAAGTCATAGGAGCAG GTGAGTTTGGAGAGGTTTACCGAGGCATCCTGAAAATTCCTGGACGCAAAGAGGCAGCGGTGGCTATTAAGACGTTGAAGCCAGGCTACATTGAGAAGCAGAGGCAGGACTTCCTGAGTGAGGCCAGCATCATGGGCCAGTTCTCCCACCAAAACATTATTCGTTTGGAGGGTGTGGTTACCAAAT tCAAACATGCTATGATCATTACCGAGTACATGGAAAATGGTGCATTGGACAAATATCTGAGG GACCATGATGGGGAAATGTCGTCTTTCCAGTTGGTTGGTATGCTCCGTGGCATTGCGGCGGGTATGAAGTACCTCTCAGACATGAGTTATGTTCACAGAGACCTGGCTGCTCGGAACATCCTGGTCAACTCCAACCTGGAGTGCAAAGTTTCCGACTTCGGTCTGTCCCGGGTTCTGGAGGATGACCCAGAGGGCACTTACACCACTAGT GGAGGAAAAATTCCCATTCGCTGGACGGCTCCAGAGGCAATTGCTTACAGGAAGTTCACTTCGGCCAGCGATGTTTGGAGCTTTGGCATAGTCATGTGGGAGGTGATGGCTTTTGGAGAGAGGCCCTACTGGGACATGAGCAACCACGAG GTAATGAAGGCCATTAATGAAGCTTTTCGTTTGCCTGCTCCTATGGACTGTCCATCTGCCGTGTACCAGCTCATGCTACAGTGCTGGTTGCAGGATCGCTCGAAAAGACCCCGCTTCCAGGACATCCTCAGCCTCCTTGACAAGCTCCTCAAGAGTCCTGACTCCCTCAAGACCATTGCGGACTTTGACCCCCG AGTTTCTATCCGGCTTCCAAGCACCAGTGGCTCTGACGGGTCTCCCTTCAGATCTGTGTCTGAATGGCTAGAGTCTATTAAGATGAGTCAGTACAGCGAGAACTTCAATATGGCAGGCATCGTCAGCATGGAGCAAGTGCTACAGATGAAGAGCGA